In the genome of Lactuca sativa cultivar Salinas chromosome 3, Lsat_Salinas_v11, whole genome shotgun sequence, the window agtgcaacaaacgAAACTTCCACCACACAGGagcctgccgggaaatgcagtgtttaAACTGCAAAAGGAAGGGGCACGCTGCCCGTTTCTACAATGCTCCGGCGAGGCaaatcaaccaagtccccggcACTGGTGCGGGCCAGGCTTGCTATGGCTGTAGCGAAGCGGGCCATAACAAAAGGAACTACCCGAAGGCAGGGAATGCCGATGGAgtaggaagagttttggctataggccatgaggaagccatttccgaccccacagtggtcactggtatgtttctcctcgataactcttatgcatgcattctgtttgatagtggagcggagaggagtttcgtgaaccaaaagttTGCTCACTTACTTAAGAAAAAACCACGAGCACTTAGAGAactgttcactgtagaaatggctaatggtaaGACTGAGAGCACTAGAAGTATATACATaagatgtactctaactctagatagccattcattttcaatcgacctcatgccgatctcaattaaaagttttgacgtcattatcgacatggattggttgagtctacatcgtgcggacatcatgtgttatgaaaaggttgTTCACCTTAATCTGCCGTCTGGCGAAACTCTAGTAGTCTATGGCGATAAACCctgcacgaaccttcgtatcatctcgagtattGAAGCCCAAAAatacttgcgaaaggaatgtcacgcattccttgctcatgtcgtAGATATGAGGCAAGAGATGAAGGGCATTAAGAACATTCCAATAGTACGTGAttttcccgacattttcccagaagaactaacaggattacctccacaacgtcaagtcgagttcataatcgacttaattccaggggcTACCTCAGTAGCCAAATCACCCTATCGTAtggcacctgcagagatgcaagaactgtccaatcaacttaatgaactgatcagcaagggctttataagaccaagcttctcaccctggggagcatcggttttgttcatcaagaagaaagacggatcgtttcgtatgtgcatcgactacagggagctcaacaagctaaccgttaagaatcgttaccctctgcctcacatagatgatttgttcgaccaacttcaaggggcgaattacttttcaaatatagatttgagatccgggtatcatcagttacgagtgctagaggaggatgttccgaagacagccttccaaactcgttatggaaactatgagtttgtagtgatgtcatTCGGATTGAATAATGTGCCTAcgatattcatggacttaatgaatagggtatgtcgtccttacttggatcagttcgtcatcatcttcatagatgacatacttatctactctcatagtaaggaagagcatagtaagcatctacgtcagatcttggaaacattacaatcagagaagctctacacgaagttctctaaatgcgagttttggattcgaagagttgaAGTTGTTAttgaagagggaattcatgtggaaccttccaaaatcaaagccattgagaactggtcagcaccgaagacgcctacataaatttatcaatttctaggcctcgctggctactatcgtaggttcattccGAACTTCTCTGGAATTGTGAAACCTCTTACGACATTGACCcaaaagggcgtggcctttgactaggaagagaagcaagagaaagTGTTCCAAACGTTGAaatgagccttatgcaccgcaccgatactatccttccgagaaggaatagaagacttcgtagtctactgcgatgcatccaaccaagggctcggttgtgttctgatgcaacgaggtaaggtcatcgcctacgcctcaagacagctgaagacacacgaggtcaactacaccacgcatgatcttgagttaggaacagttatgtttgctctgaagatctgcaGACACTACCTATATAggacgaagagcactatctttacagaccacaaaagcctacaacacatattcgaccaaaaggagctcaacattagacaacgacggtgggtcgagctacttagtgattacgaatgcaaaattcgttatcatccggataaagccaacgtagtagctgacgccctaagtcagaaagaatactctggtcgtagagtcaaatcattgactatgaccatccattcacacttgtccacacaaattaaggaagcccagctcgacgctttgaaacctgaaaatgcggcgagtgaatccctgagagggatggataagaacttggaagtcaagggtggcggagcgttatatttcatggatcggatccgGACACTGAAACACGGTGGATTTAGAGACTTGATCATGACCGAAGTGCACAACACTTGATATTTCGTCCACCCAggatcggataagatgtatctggatcttaaaaagttatactggtggcctcacatgaaagcagagattgctaccttcgtgaggaaatgccttacttgcgcaaaggttaaggtcgaataccagaaaccatcaggtttacttcaacagccggagatacctgagtggaagtgggagcggatcacaatggacttcataaccaagtttcccaagactacggatggtctcgataccatttggttGATCATTGACAGGTTGACCAATTCctcacacttcctacctatcaaagagactgacaagatggaaaagctcacgagaacatacattctggcagtcgctacaaagttgcCTAGAAACGacgctggacatgagtacaacctaccatccacagaccgacggaaaaagcgagagaactatccaaaccttggaagatatgttgcgagcctgtgtgatcaacTTTGTGAAGGAATGGGATACTCATTTGTTCATTCTCGAGGTTTCCTACagcaacagttatcatacgagcataaagggtgctccattcgaggccctctatggcagAAAGTGCAgctcccctctgtgttgggctgaggtgggtgaacccagttagctaaaggacgagttcctgacagcactctcattgGTCTAGAGATCATTcaagaaatgacagagaagatcgttcagattcatgaatgattgaaagcctctagagaccgacagaaaagctatgcagacaaacgaaggaaaccgttggaatttcaGGTGAGAGATCGCTTTCTtttcaaagtctcaccctggaagggcttgatacgctttagaaagcgtggaaagctaaatccaagatacgtagggcctttcaagattctcgctagaatcggccctgtagcttacaaactcaacctacctcgtgaactcagtaacgtacattctactttccacgtctcgaacttaaAAAAGTGTCTGTATGACGAGACTCTtttaatcccactcgacgagatggaGATCAATgcgagcctcaacttcgtggaagaacctgtaaatatcatggaccgagaggtcaagaaaacgaagcaaagtcgtatcccgatagcgAAGGTTTACTGGAACACCAAgcaaggacctgaattcacttgggagcgtgacgatcaaatgaaattgaaatatcctcatcttttcgatTAGTTATTTGTAGCATttattgcttaaactctaatttcgggacgaaattctctctaacggggggatgatgtgacaacccgaaatttctatcttgtacaactctttacttcaatcaaagtcagacttgtttctgctaacttttagcactgtttagagtctgtttgagcattctgagcctaGTGCATCAAAGGAATCGGTGTTTGGATTTATCAGTTAAGGTTCCAAACCATTTAGCAAACCGTAAACCTCCTCAAAAGGAGTTTACAGTCAAGAAGCTTAGAGCTTACGATCATGGTGACCGTAAAGTCCGTATATATGTATAATACAtgattgttttcatcatttctttcCTTTACAAGTCTAGAATCCCaaattttctctcaagtatcataagatctTCTTATTGAccttccaaaaatgtaagaattctttCCTTTGATTGTTGTTGCATCTCTTTATCTAGTGattatacatgatttcatccatgaaatcttgtcattttgatagatcttcaagtgttattcgtttcaccaagaacacacactagtgttcttggatccTAATCACCCTTACAAGCTTATAATAAGTAAGTACACTACCCTTAGCATGATATATGCTTGAATCACTAGGTAATCACCTCGAAAAACATCATTTTtagccaagaacaaggtgtttacggtctaatagtatctccttagaccgtaaactctaatgaaaggTGCATtagagaccttaaacccttcctaaggTTAGGCATGGTCCCTAGAATCCGATGCCTTTGGTTGAAGCCCTTGAAAAGCTTCAATTGTGAAAGATTTGGTGAGTTTGCGGTTAGATATCCTTAGACCGTGAACTCCATGACCGTGAACACATGGACCGTGAACTCTAATGGTAATACCATTTTGACTGTAAGCTCACTTGGTCATGCCATTTGGACCGTTAACTCTTTAGGGTGGCCATATACCCTAgttatgcaatcatatgtgattgtatctcTTCAATCTAAGAGTTTCCAGTTCTTTTAGGGTGTTATCCCTTATAATTAGTTGCTTATATACTaatcaaatacacatacatgttattatatgtttattaggatctttgtgtgctcAAGGTTTCACCTGACACTCTACATCCTATTTCCAAGCATACTTCCAtatcactcactataggtgagttcataccccttaatctaccttttaaatgattttaaatgcttttggggggggggggggaatacaagttgaaacataaTACTtagtatatcaatcacatgtgattaataactatcaaacaaatggatttgctatacttttagctgttttatcaaacaaactacttcaaaatgtttatcaaactcttttacatgttaaactctttattcAAACTTGATCTTACATGTGAAACCtttcttttaactcttttaaacttatatattgtcaaatgcatgtctatatatgtataggtatataagtaatgtttaaaggacttaggactgataactcgctttatttccttttcctcgtttggatgtggccttagagtaacggttatttgtctgaatgtcatctaaatattagttatatattatgtacacatatatagatataaaagtactatcaatcagttcaatacctttgggtagcaaaacCATACCTTCATTCCTTCAAACTACAgaaattactagtaaactataataggtatagtttaggaagataccactcattacttctagtacaatgaatcatacaaagagtcagttcatacatgagtcaatacatactattatgagaaactaagagaacatactattgttagaaactaagagaacatactattgtgagaaactaagagaacatactactaTGAGAAACTaaaagaacatactattatgagaatataagagaacatactattatgagaaaaaaaGAGAACATATTATTATGAGAACcaatacatactatacactatacaagataacatactatgatgagaaacaaagagaacacactacatactagatagagagaacatacattacactagtacgtacaatacatatacaagaatactataacataaatgtgcaCCATTATTTTAGTGCATGGCATCACCTTTCATGGCTCGTTTTGTATccagagtcttctggagggagagcgtgaatttgtgtatagatctatactggatttacTATCCTACAtcttgttgttcgctacagtggtacttgcaagtctatgggtgctaaatgtcatttcttccgatgtctttcatcgtcgtgttattagtcgatagtatggtgcaatcatatcacataataccataaataacaaattgTTTAAGGTAGTTGGTATAATAGTactacctataatacaacactatagtactttattatttccccattacattcactttgtgatcttctcacataaacggtaatgtaagactatatattttggttaatgatagtcacacttgggaaaatacacactcttataagaaacaaacatacagaacatttgatgccttggtagaaggctatgtttagtagaaaatataggattttctaggagttacaacCATTAATTACAAacaattactacaaacatttacattgaatattacaaacgttttcatcaaacttatacaaacattgacactaaatgcttatgaacacaCCAaatttaaagctgataaactctttcaaaataacttgtatctcaGTCCACCAGTAGACCGGTACAGTCGactaggtttttgagaagatggagcatgttcaagactcgtcttttattttgattacttgttttgATGTCTTTTTACTATGGAAGAATACACTTGTATTAATTtatactattaatgtaatggatgatgttgttgcttttttactattttacattgttatgatactgtacatgacgtcctccacccccgaacgtttctgccgttccggttttggggtgtgacattcaaGCTCAAGACATTTTTCTAACtggtcctcttcttcttcttcttcttcttcacatatcaccaacaaacactctttaaggctcaaaacacaaaaacacacactAGGGTTTCGATTTATGAGCAAAGGATAGTGGAGGTTGGCTAAACATTTCCAAATGAGGGTATCATAAGATTTAAAtaaggtgaaaaccctaaaaattagggtttcactcatgcCAACATACGCCATGCTTACTCCACATAAGCAACGTTTTTAAGACCCGCGATCCTGAATTgcactagtacgcccaacgtactctaacTTCCTAAAGTTGGCAATTCTACCCCCTAGGGACCAATTCTACAAAGCATTAACAGACCAAGGGTATAAACTGAAAAGTACTTTGAATCGGGTGTTACATCATATGCTGCTTCTACTTAATCATATTGTGGTATATGTATTAAGGATTAAGAACAACATATTTACAAATGAAGACTAGCATCTATTGTAGTTTATTCTTGCTTTGGTGGATACATTATAAAGGAATATTTATTTGGAATTTAACGtaatcttcatcaacttcctaaTTTCCAAATGGAACCAATGACATCAAAGGTTGTAATCTTTTCTTTTCTATGGTTGTTTAATCTTTCTGAATCTTGCAAAATGATCATTGGTGGGTAAATGGTTTTAGtttattcaaatttataaaatgCTTTCGTTGCTACTTACGTTGAATTTGTCACTATagttaaaatatttttgaataaaaacccaacaagtTAGTTTTTTGTAGCACATTTGTTGTTTTGGTTTTGTTGCTCTATTCTTCATTCAGCCACTCGCCAATTTTGCTATCTaattcattgtttttttttttttgttaaaaaaattgaaatcaaTGATGTTATGTCTGATAAACACACATAAAGATAATCGAAGAAGAAGAGGATGAATGTTATCTCAAAGAGGAAGAAGTTGGAGCATGATATACATGTGTGTTGGTAATTCACATCAAGTCCAAACCCTTTTCACAAATTAAAACTAACAGGTTATAGCGTTTCAATTTTCATTTTCTAAAATAGAATTTCACTTACAATTGTATTTGAAAAACtaacattttaattaaataataacattacattttcatttatttttgaaAAGCTAACAGGTTCTACCATTTTATTTCCAATGTTGTTGAAAAACATATCAATAATGAAGTTGAAATtctattttcttttgaaaactacatTGAGTTCTATTGCATATCAATGATAAAAACACTTTAtgaaaatagcatcctactttctgaaaataatacttttatagaaagaaatgaaagcagGATGTTATACTACACgttaaacgaaaaaaaaattgGAAGCATAAATTTAGGCAATATGGTATTTAGACAAtaaaataaaagtacattgctattcttGTATATACCCCAATCTTGGGTTGCAACTGGAAATACCAATGTACTTGTTCAAAAGAAGAATCCTTCCTTCAGAAGAAAAAACAACAATCTTATAATTGGGTAAATATTTCAAAGTAACCACTATTTTTGTAAAATACAATAATAGCAACATAGTTTCACTTtacttctatttttttttcatagACCTCCAAATAGTACCAATACAACTAATTAATATTCTTTTTACTCAGATATAACTTTTGGAATAGAACGGAGAAGTAAGACAAACTTTATTATGGGAGATGAAATCTTTTTGTCCAAAAGGGCTACGCCACCTGTTAATCTTACACATTATAATTCAATTTCATTTGCGTTCACATTGAAACAATTAACACTAGGAGTCAACATAAAAAGACAATACGTTGATTAAAATTGTGTTTGTGCACGcaaatttgtatatattttttatatctgATTTTGGATGTTTTATAATGTATTAAAGGAGAAGTTTCCACCAACTAATTCAAGACTTAGATCAGATCACAGATTTTTGGAGAATGGCAAGTATGGCATGCCTAATTCTGAGAAGTTACGATTGGAGACATGAAAAAGAATGGTGTGCATCTCATGCTAATTCATATTGGATGACTATTTTATACTTTTGACTTATCATAACACaaacatagcaacatactttcattttccTACTAATAAAGGAAacgtattttatttttttatgttccTTTACATATAGTAATAGCGTGCTTTAATTTTTTACCTTTAGTATTAACTGATTACGTTCATATATGTTACTATTATGCCTTACATATTGATATTATTGGTTAAAAATGTTAGTACATTCTTGTTACGggtaaaaaaaactaattacatTGATTATAGCTACAAAAAAAATAAAGTGAACTGCTATTTCCTAAAATTTACCCTTTTGTTGATTTATGGGTATTTTAGACTTTTTGACCTATAATCAAGTACTCTTCAAACTATAAAGTATTAATTTAAAAAGTTATAACGATTTCAAATTATAGATCTTATAAATTACAATGTACTATTAGGCCTGGTTACTTGCCTTCAAGTATTCATGTTTGTGGTTCGTGTGCAGAAATTACAGTTTTCACCTGTCTAGAGAATATGAAGACTTAAGCTTTGTTGTGTTTAGCTCACACTACAATTGCAACACTTTTTAAATGTTCCAGCATCACAACCACCTGTTCTCATTGGTTTTAGCTCTATTGGATGGCAAATTTTCCGTCTATCTTTGAAAATTATATTTgctatagcattatacttttaacatttttttattaagacattatactataagttttttgaaaaaaaaaatattggtttAATGTTGTCTTAAAAAATAAGCATACTTTTGTGTGATGGAGCCCGTGGAGGACCCAAATCTCGATGTTTAAAAACAACACCTGTCCCgatattatttttgttttgtatCTCCATAAAAATATTAGTAAAACCTGACATATAATaggttttttaatattatttcttttctgTGATGCAGAGAGCGAGTACATCAAGACACATGGCTTTAGTATTCTATCTTTTTTCATATCAACTATCCATTGGTCCATTGTGAAATCAAATACTTCCCCTTCATTTCCTCATAGCCActcctctttctctctttcttccACCATCTCTATCTTTGACTTTTTGTTAACAGTAAAAATGGCAGAAGCTTTAATCACTATTGCTGCTGAAGGGTTACTGAAAAAGGTGttgtctatagctgccaatgaaATCGTCATTGCTTGGGGTTACGAAGAAAAGTTAACTACCCTTCACGAACTGTTGGACCTGATCCGCGCCAAGTTGCGCGATGCGGAAAGACAAAAGGGTACAGAGGCTGTGATGGTGTGGCTTAAACAGCTAAAAGATGTCGTCAGTGAAGCTGATGATATCTTGGATGAAGTTCATTATGAAATGTTGAGGCGTGAGGTAAAGAAACGAGATTGGATAGCAAGAAAGGTACCCCATCTTCCGAGCTTGAAAAAGTTGTCATTTCGTAGAGAAATGAGTCATAAAATAGAAAACGTTAGCAAAAAGTTGTTTGAGATCAATAAACGAGCAAACGATTTAAGACTAGAAAATGAACAGTCTATCCCTGTTAGCAATAGTCTTTGTCGAGAGACTGATCCATACTTAGATGAATTCAAAATTATTGGGAGGGGGAATGATGAACTACATATTATTCAACTTCTAACCCACTCAAGAAAAGATGAAAACCTCAAGATTGTTCCGATTGTGGGAATGGGCGGGATTGGGAAGACCACTTTGGCTAAGTCGATCTACAATAATCCAAAAATCGAGCAACATTTTGATGTTAGAGCTTGGTTATGTGTGTCGGTTAAGATTGAGGTCAACACACTTCTTGCTAATATTTATGAAGCTCTTGCCGGAAAGGAATGTGAGTCACGAACTAGGGTTAATATAATTAAAGATCTACAAAAGGAGTTGGGATCAAAAACTTATTTGCTAGTATTGGATGACGTTTGGGATGAAGAGAGGGCACATTGGGATGATTTCCGAACTTGCATGCTAAAAGTAAATTCACAAAATGGAAGTGGCATTCTTGTAACTACACGGAATCTTGAAATCGGAACATTGGCTATGAGTGAGGAGTTCCGTGCTTTACAAGGTCTCTCTGATGATCAATGTTGGTCCATCTTTAAAGAAATAGCGTTTGCGGCTGATCAACCATCGTTGCATGAATTGGAGGAGATAGGCCGTGATATTGTGAAAAAGTGTCGTGGTTTGCCTTTGTTGGTAAATGTAATTGGAGGCATGTTGCGTAATTACAATGACAAAGAAAAGTGGTTATCCATCCGAGATAGCAAGGTTTGGGATCTTGAAGGAGAAGGGGATAGAGTGCAAAACAGCTTGAAACTAAGCTTTGACAATCTACCAAATTCTATTGTCAAACAATGCTTTGCATATTGTTCCATCTTTCAAAAGGGCTCGATCATGAAAGGCGAAGAATTGGTCCAACTTTGGATGGCTTTAGGGTTTGTTCAAGGGGATGAGGCAAGAAACAAGGATATGGAGGATGTAGGAAATGATATTGTCGAAATTTTAGTTAGCAATTTGTTGTTGCAAGATGTTACAAGGGATGAGTATGGTTACGTGGCTGCTTGTAGTATGCATGATTTGTTGCATGATCTTTCCTCGTCACTTGTTAGACATGAAAGCTTACGACTAGTGCATCCGACACATGATGACATTGTGCGTATTCCTCAGGTTAAACATCTCTCAGTTTACCGACATTGGAAGGACGATGTTCGAATCAACATCTCTCTTAAAAAGATGAGCTCTGTGGTCTTCAAAGATGAGATGAAAGCTAGAAGTTTGCATACATTGTTTTTCGAGGGTGAAGTTGAGAATAACATTTCATTTCAACATTTCAAGTACTTGCGTATCCTCAAACTCGATAGATGCAGACTATGTATCTTGGACGAATCAATTGGAGAATTGACGCATCTAAAATATCTTGATTTGTCTAATACCGAAGTCGGTTCTCTTCCAAAGTCTATTGGTAAACTTTACCATTTGCAAACTCTGAAGTTATGTGGTTGTAGATCTTTTAAGGTAAATCATTTAAGaaggcttcccatagaattcagaAATTTGATAAGCCTGCGACACTTTGAGTTCCCAGAAACCGTTCCAATCAATAATGTGGGACAATTGACTTCCCTTCGAACATTGCCTTCCTTTCACGTTCTTGGAAAGAAAGGACATCAAATTGAAGAGCTAGGCCCTTTGAAACATCTTGGTAGAAAGCTCCGGATATTGAATCTAGAAAAAGTTAAAAGCAAAAAAGAAGCCACCAAGGCAGATTTATTTGGAAAGAAAAACTTATCAAAGATTGAATTTTGTTGGAATAATAAAGATGAAGTTGCCAACCGAAATGACAAAGATGTATTGGAAGGCTTGCAACCCCCTGAAAATTTGAAAAGCTTGACAATCTACAACTTTTCCGGTGATAGTTTTCCACAATGGGTTTCCACCATGACAATCAGTATTGAAGGGAAATGGACACCCCTTCACAAGCTGGTGGAAATCAAACTGATTAGATGTCACAACTGCCCTCTTCTTCCAATGCTTAAGAACCTACCACTTCTACGGGATCTTGTGTTAAGAAATATGGACAACTTGACATGCTTAAGCAGCTTTTCAGTCAAAGAGGGCGAAAAACTTACTGGAAGCAGATCAATTAAGCCTCTGTCTCCATCGTTGAGATCGCTCCAACTCATAGGTATGGAAAGACTGGAAAAGTGGATGGATGCAGCAACGAACAGCTCAACACTGTTATCACCTGTCCTCGAAAAGTTGTACATTTATAACTGCCCAAAGATCGTTCTCTTAGATGAATGTCATCCACATCCTCTAGTTTCCTTAAAAATAAAGAATTGCAAAAATCTCGAGTCCATTAAGAGCATAGAAGGCCTCACATCTCTTGAATCATTATCAATCGATGGTTGCCACAGCCTCATGGGATTACCCGATTTTCATAACCAGGGTCATTCTTTGAAGAGACTGAGTGTTACCGAATGCAACAAACTGACTTCCTTGCCTCCCAAAATGTTCGAATGTTTTTCAATCTTAAGCAGGTTGAAACTTGGTCCATTCTCCAAGGAGCTTCATTCTTTCCCAAGTCTCCAAGGTATCAAGAAGTTGAGGAACCACCTTCACTCGTTGGAATTGAACGGTTGGGATCATTTGGAGTCGATACCAGAAAAAATAGAACACCTCACTTCACTCGCTCGGTTGACTATACAGGGATTTGGAATGCGAGAATTGCCTATATGGTTAACCAATATGTCATCTATCCGATATATAGCATTCAATGATTGCAAGAGGCTAGACAAAGAAACAATTAAGCGAGGAGCACCAAGGGATGCAGATAATGTCTTAATAGATGGATGTAGAAGTGTATAGCTAGAGATGTTAGTCAGTTAATTGGTTAGACGTTTTGGTGTAACAATCGCTGCTACAAGATACTTCCTCTTTCACTCATCACTTTAATCATTGTTTATGTTTATAGGACATAAAGTTTCTGattatttccaattaaatttttttgtttcatcattttaatttattaatctgtGTATATCGAGATTTCGTAAATATGGTTTTATTCCAAATAAATTATTAATCTCTGTATGTCGAGATTTCGTAAATATGGTTTTATTCCAAATAAAACACTTGGAAGGAATTAAACAAAATAcacatacaatttttttttaaagaaacgtGTGGATATAATAGATATGAATTCTGTGCAAATGCTAATGGTGGATGCAACTACTATTTAACATTTAATTGCAGGTAAATGGGATGACTTTTTTCACGCTTGAAAAAACatgaaaactaacaaataataatattttatttactagCTAGGAACATTAAACAAAAAAAGAAAGCTGATAAATAAGTAATacataaacaaaaaataaaattgaagaaGCAATGATTTCATAATATGGTACTTTACTAGATTATAAACCgcgttaaattaaaaaaatataaaaacatttatatatatatatatatatatatatatatatatatatatatatatatatatatatatatatatatatatatatatatatattgcataatAATTATAAAAGAAAGTTTAtggctattattattattgaaataTGAAGAAGAAACACTGAAATCGATAAATATCTACAAGCGTTGCAGGACCTCTTTGTagacaatgttttttgttttaCTAGTTGAACGACCTTACTCGTCACATATGAATATGAGTACCTTCAAAC includes:
- the LOC111877723 gene encoding putative disease resistance protein RGA3 yields the protein MAEALITIAAEGLLKKVLSIAANEIVIAWGYEEKLTTLHELLDLIRAKLRDAERQKGTEAVMVWLKQLKDVVSEADDILDEVHYEMLRREVKKRDWIARKVPHLPSLKKLSFRREMSHKIENVSKKLFEINKRANDLRLENEQSIPVSNSLCRETDPYLDEFKIIGRGNDELHIIQLLTHSRKDENLKIVPIVGMGGIGKTTLAKSIYNNPKIEQHFDVRAWLCVSVKIEVNTLLANIYEALAGKECESRTRVNIIKDLQKELGSKTYLLVLDDVWDEERAHWDDFRTCMLKVNSQNGSGILVTTRNLEIGTLAMSEEFRALQGLSDDQCWSIFKEIAFAADQPSLHELEEIGRDIVKKCRGLPLLVNVIGGMLRNYNDKEKWLSIRDSKVWDLEGEGDRVQNSLKLSFDNLPNSIVKQCFAYCSIFQKGSIMKGEELVQLWMALGFVQGDEARNKDMEDVGNDIVEILVSNLLLQDVTRDEYGYVAACSMHDLLHDLSSSLVRHESLRLVHPTHDDIVRIPQVKHLSVYRHWKDDVRINISLKKMSSVVFKDEMKARSLHTLFFEGEVENNISFQHFKYLRILKLDRCRLCILDESIGELTHLKYLDLSNTEVGSLPKSIGKLYHLQTLKLCGCRSFKVNHLRRLPIEFRNLISLRHFEFPETVPINNVGQLTSLRTLPSFHVLGKKGHQIEELGPLKHLGRKLRILNLEKVKSKKEATKADLFGKKNLSKIEFCWNNKDEVANRNDKDVLEGLQPPENLKSLTIYNFSGDSFPQWVSTMTISIEGKWTPLHKLVEIKLIRCHNCPLLPMLKNLPLLRDLVLRNMDNLTCLSSFSVKEGEKLTGSRSIKPLSPSLRSLQLIGMERLEKWMDAATNSSTLLSPVLEKLYIYNCPKIVLLDECHPHPLVSLKIKNCKNLESIKSIEGLTSLESLSIDGCHSLMGLPDFHNQGHSLKRLSVTECNKLTSLPPKMFECFSILSRLKLGPFSKELHSFPSLQGIKKLRNHLHSLELNGWDHLESIPEKIEHLTSLARLTIQGFGMRELPIWLTNMSSIRYIAFNDCKRLDKETIKRGAPRDADNVLIDGCRSV